The following coding sequences lie in one Sorghum bicolor cultivar BTx623 chromosome 6, Sorghum_bicolor_NCBIv3, whole genome shotgun sequence genomic window:
- the LOC8082527 gene encoding putative glucose-6-phosphate 1-epimerase isoform X1 produces MSASASSPPAGEENKQEAAPVRHCKGVNDLDKVVLREVRGSSAEVYLYGGHVTSWKDEHGDELLFVSNKAIFKPPKAIRGGIPICFPQFSNFGNLEQHGFARNRTWCVDDDPPPFPVPTSNTAFVDLILKPTEEDLKIWPHSFEYRLRVALSPGGDLMLTSRIRNTNADGKSFSFTFAYHTYFKISDISEVRVEGLETLDYLDNLQDRARFTEQGDAIVFESELDRIYLGTPSKIAIIDHEKKRTFVVRKGGLPDAVVWNPWDKKAKAMSDFGDDEYKRMVCVEAAAIEKPVTLKPGEEWTGKLELSAVPSSYYSGQLDPDRVIQDSTVPEDSIS; encoded by the exons ATGTCGGCCTCGgcgtcgtcgccgccggcggGAGAGGAGAACAAGCAGGAGGCGGCGCCAGTCAGGCACTGCAAGGGCGTCAACGACCTCGACAAGGTCGTGCTCCGCGAGGTCCGGGGCAGCTCCGCAGAG GTGTACTTGTACGGTGGGCATGTGACATCATGGAAAGATGAGCATGGAGACGAGTTACTTTTTGTTAGCAATAAG GCTATTTTCAAGCCTCCAAAAGCTATACGTGGAGGAATACCGATCTGCTTTCCACAG TTTTCCAACTTTGGGAATCTGGAACAACATGGATTTGCAAGGAATAGAACATGGTGTGTTGATGATGATCCTCCACCATTTCCAGTGCCAACCTCCAATACAGCTTTTGTGGACTTGATCCTCAAACCTACTGAAGAGGATTTGAAGATCTGGCCTCATAG TTTTGAGTACCGCCTGAGGGTTGCACTTAGTCCTGGTGGTGATTTGATGCTAACTTCACGTATAAGAAACACTAATGCAGATGGGAAGTCATTCTCTTTCACTTTTGCATACCACACATACTTCAAGATTTCTGATATCAG TGAGGTGCGAGTAGAAGGtttggaaactctggattacctAGATAACTTACAAGATAGAGCCCGTTTCACTGAACAAGGCGATGCAATTGTTTTTGAATCCGAA CTGGACAGAATATATCTGGGCACTCCGTCAAAAATTGCGATTATTGACCATGAGAAGAAAAGAACATTTGTTGTGAGGAAAGGAGGCCTTCCTGATGCTG TTGTTTGGAACCCCTGGGATAAAAAAGCGAAGGCTATGTCAGATTTTGGGGATGATGAATATAAACGAATGGTATGCGTGGAGGCGGCGGCTATAGAGAAGCCTGTCACTCTGAAGCCTGGTGAGGAGTGGACTGGAAAGTTGGAACTTTCTGCTGTGCCATCTAGTTATTACAGTGGTCAGCTAGATCCTGACCGTGTGATTCAGGATTCTACTGTCCCGGAGGACTCAATCAGCTAG
- the LOC8082527 gene encoding putative glucose-6-phosphate 1-epimerase isoform X2: MSASASSPPAGEENKQEAAPVRHCKGVNDLDKVVLREVRGSSAEVYLYGGHVTSWKDEHGDELLFVSNKAIFKPPKAIRGGIPICFPQFSNFGNLEQHGFARNRTWCVDDDPPPFPVPTSNTAFVDLILKPTEEDLKIWPHSFEYRLRVALSPGGDLMLTSRIRNTNADGKSFSFTFAYHTYFKISDISEVRVEGLETLDYLDNLQDRARFTEQGDAIVFESELDRIYLGTPSKIAIIDHEKKRTFVVRKGGLPDAGLLFGTPGIKKRRLCQILGMMNINEWYAWRRRL; encoded by the exons ATGTCGGCCTCGgcgtcgtcgccgccggcggGAGAGGAGAACAAGCAGGAGGCGGCGCCAGTCAGGCACTGCAAGGGCGTCAACGACCTCGACAAGGTCGTGCTCCGCGAGGTCCGGGGCAGCTCCGCAGAG GTGTACTTGTACGGTGGGCATGTGACATCATGGAAAGATGAGCATGGAGACGAGTTACTTTTTGTTAGCAATAAG GCTATTTTCAAGCCTCCAAAAGCTATACGTGGAGGAATACCGATCTGCTTTCCACAG TTTTCCAACTTTGGGAATCTGGAACAACATGGATTTGCAAGGAATAGAACATGGTGTGTTGATGATGATCCTCCACCATTTCCAGTGCCAACCTCCAATACAGCTTTTGTGGACTTGATCCTCAAACCTACTGAAGAGGATTTGAAGATCTGGCCTCATAG TTTTGAGTACCGCCTGAGGGTTGCACTTAGTCCTGGTGGTGATTTGATGCTAACTTCACGTATAAGAAACACTAATGCAGATGGGAAGTCATTCTCTTTCACTTTTGCATACCACACATACTTCAAGATTTCTGATATCAG TGAGGTGCGAGTAGAAGGtttggaaactctggattacctAGATAACTTACAAGATAGAGCCCGTTTCACTGAACAAGGCGATGCAATTGTTTTTGAATCCGAA CTGGACAGAATATATCTGGGCACTCCGTCAAAAATTGCGATTATTGACCATGAGAAGAAAAGAACATTTGTTGTGAGGAAAGGAGGCCTTCCTGATGCTGGTCTT TTGTTTGGAACCCCTGGGATAAAAAAGCGAAGGCTATGTCAGATTTTGGGGATGATGAATATAAACGAATGGTATGCGTGGAGGCGGCGGCTATAG
- the LOC8070257 gene encoding uncharacterized protein LOC8070257 codes for MDTVREEAWPVAAPQQRQQPSAPQPQQQNGRIDLRELKAQMEKRLGPDRSRRYFGYLNGYLSERLGRQDFEKLCLQTLGRENLQLHNRLIRAILYNAYQGKCPPPPPLDAGRRPVGASVKKASQAAEVLNACNGDARLLQVQGLRPVATAQDHTLKDSMNNMGPNCRVTAAVNHNQVTHGASGSLENGTLNPLELKRLHFQQCEPVEPLAKHPRVEQLPPNNIVLQRRSMSTTADRSAEILRSPVRAPLGIPFCSASVGGARKFPPPPIVAGEDHFNSCLEHGGLFNTELLHRRMEKTAETLGLAGVTMDSAELLNIALDKYMKNLIRSSVELVGGSVQREARKGTPPYKQQAYGKQINSVWLPNHVHMQSGSGPSGATNEINQLISINDFKVAMQLNPQLLGENWPVLLEKICLCSSEEND; via the coding sequence ATGGACACAGTAAGGGAGGAGGCATGGCCAGTGGCTGCAccgcagcagcggcagcagccATCAGCTCCCCAACCGCAGCAGCAGAATGGCCGTATCGATCTCAGGGAGCTCAAGGCTCAGATGGAGAAGCGGCTTGGTCCGGATCGCTCTAGGCGATATTTTGGCTACTTGAATGGCTACTTATCGGAGAGGCTCGGCAGGCAGGACTTTGAAAAGCTGTGCCTGCAGACCCTAGGTCGGGAGAACCTCCAGCTGCACAACCGGCTAATCCGTGCAATTCTCTACAATGCCTACCAGGGAAAGtgcccacctcctcctccattaGATGCAGGGAGGAGACCTGTAGGAGCATCAGTAAAGAAGGCTTCTCAGGCTGCTGAAGTGTTGAATGCTTGCAATGGTGATGCCAGGTTGTTACAGGTTCAGGGATTGAGGCCTGTGGCTACAGCACAGGATCATACTTTGAAAGACAGTATGAATAACATGGGCCCAAATTGTAGGGTGACGGCTGCTGTCAATCACAACCAAGTTACTCATGGTGCTTCTGGATCTCTGGAGAATGGTACTCTAAATCCACTTGAGTTGAAGAGATTGCATTTTCAACAATGTGAACCTGTAGAGCCACTGGCAAAGCATCCACGCGTGGAACAGTTGCCACCCAATAATATTGTTttgcagagaagaagtatgagcACCACTGCAGACCGGTCTGCAGAAATATTGAGAAGTCCTGTACGAGCTCCACTAGGAATTCCATTTTGTTCAGCAAGTGTGGGTGGTGCAAGGAAATTTCCACCACCACCAATTGTTGCAGGTGAGGATCACTTTAACAGCTGTCTTGAGCATGGTGGGCTGTTCAACACTGAGCTGCTGCACAGACGGATGGAGAAAACAGCAGAAACGCTGGGTTTAGCTGGTGTCACAATGGATAGTGCCGAGCTTCTGAATATTGCTCTGGATAAGTACATGAAAAACCTGATTAGGTCATCTGTTGAGTTAGTAGGAGGTAGTGTTCAGAGGGAGGCAAGGAAAGGGACACCACCATACAAACAGCAAGCTTATGGGAAGCAGATTAATAGTGTCTGGCTGCCAAACCATGTTCACATGCAATCAGGCAGCGGGCCATCAGGAGCCACAAATGAGATCAACCAATTGATCTCCATCAATGATTTTAAGGTAGCCATGCAGCTAAACCCTCAACTTCTCGGGGAGAACTGGCCAGTCCTTCTGGAGAAGATATGTCTATGTTCTTCAGAGGAAAATGACTGA
- the LOC110436236 gene encoding uncharacterized protein LOC110436236, whose protein sequence is MEWWQKAVVVPVKRAWIVVAARLTTRRKKDDGGGGGHSVLVKLHDDVQTCAYEDVQVMWEMLQRAETGRLAREPSPKGARALVWLHRHHKMDPRGRC, encoded by the exons ATGGAGTGGTGGCAGAAGGCGGTGGTGGTGCCGGTGAAGCGCGCGTGGATCGTCGTCGCCGCCCGGCTGACGACGCGCCGTAAGAAAGACG acggcggcggcggcggccacagCGTGCTGGTGAAGCTCCACGACGACGTCCAGACGTGCGCGTACGAGGACGTGCAGGTGATGTGGGAGATGCTGCAGCGGGCCGAGACGGGCAGACTGGCGCGCGAGCCCTCGCCCAAGGGCGCCCGCGCGCTCGTCTGGCTGCACCGCCACCACAAGATGGACCCGCGCGGGCGCTGCTGA
- the LOC8070259 gene encoding uncharacterized protein LOC8070259, with product MASSRSSRSRSRSPRRSPDREIAPDSLFESVPDSIASQEVPDSIVLDSEMVPDFVATDSEMVPETLPPGAFLCPRCHRVHENRESWDRAHSLFWPCARCGLVHREYRIGAWLYDQDEFDCELFIPDLNNLVMRGNSIVLPEHVINMLNELAAAKADAKAAAAVKEDNAKAAAIAKEDDAKPIQE from the exons ATGGCTTCATCTCGCTCGAGCCGCTCACGCTCACGCTCGCCGCGCCGCTCGCCGGACAGGGAGATCGCCCCAGATTCACTGTTCGAGTCTGTGCCAGACTCCATCGCATCGCAAGAGGTGCCGGACTCCATCGTGCTGGACTCGGAGATGGTGCCGGACTTCGTCGCGACGGACTCTGAGATGGTGCCGGAAACCTTGCCGCCGGGAGCTTTTCTATGCCCTCGCTGTCATCGCGTTCATGAGAACCGCGAATCATGGGATCGTGCGCACTCGCTGTTTTGGCCATGTGCTCGCTGCGGTCTCGTCCACAGAGAGTATAGAATCGGTGCCTGGCTGTACGACCAAGACGAGTTCGACTGCGAGCTTTTCATTCCCGATCTGAACAATCTCGTGATGCGTGGAAATTCTATCGTGTTACCTGAACACGTGATCAACATGCTCAACGAGCTAGCAGCCGCGAAGGCCGACGCCAAAGCTGCAGCAGCCGTGAAGGAGGACAACGCCAAAGCCGCAGCCATCGCGAAGGAGGACGACGCCAAACCAATA CAAGAGTAG